From Polynucleobacter sp. JS-JIR-II-b4, a single genomic window includes:
- a CDS encoding sodium:solute symporter family protein, with protein sequence MLIWFVIIYWVISVGIGLWAALRVKNTADFAAAGHSLPLPIVTATVFATWFGSETVLGIPATFLKEGLGGVVADPFGSSLCLILVGLFFARHLYNRRMLTIGDFFREKYGRTVEVLVTLCIVVSYLGWVAAQIKALGLVFNVVSEGSISQTGGMMIGAASVLIYTLFGGMWSVAITDFIQMIIIVIGMLYIGGEMTSQTGGIGVVIEHAAAAGQFSNFWPDMNLASILGFVAALCTMMLGSIPQQDVFQRITSSKNVNIAVQAALLGGVLYFIFAFVPMYLAYSATLISPDLVKEYLTTDPQMILPKLILNHAPLIAQVMFFGALLSAIKSCASATLLAPSVTFAENIVRGFFKHLSDQDLLKVMRITVLCFAVVVTFFAVNSELSIFKMVESAYKVTLVAAFVPLAFGVYWPRANSLGGLLAVVGGLTIWISCETLAPNAILPPQLAGLFASIAGMILGSLVPKDSLKAV encoded by the coding sequence GTGCTAATTTGGTTTGTCATCATTTACTGGGTTATCTCAGTTGGCATTGGCTTGTGGGCAGCCCTGCGAGTCAAAAATACTGCTGACTTTGCTGCAGCTGGTCATAGCCTTCCTTTGCCGATTGTGACTGCTACAGTATTTGCGACCTGGTTTGGTTCTGAAACCGTTTTAGGGATTCCGGCCACTTTTCTAAAGGAGGGCTTGGGGGGAGTGGTTGCAGATCCCTTTGGTTCCTCTCTTTGTTTAATTTTGGTGGGACTCTTTTTTGCTCGCCATCTTTATAACCGTCGCATGCTTACTATTGGTGATTTTTTTCGCGAGAAGTATGGCCGCACGGTTGAGGTTTTAGTAACCCTTTGTATTGTTGTTTCTTACTTGGGTTGGGTAGCTGCACAAATTAAAGCTCTAGGGTTGGTATTTAATGTTGTCTCTGAAGGAAGTATTTCTCAAACAGGCGGCATGATGATTGGTGCTGCTAGCGTATTGATCTATACCCTCTTTGGCGGGATGTGGTCGGTTGCTATTACAGACTTCATCCAGATGATCATCATCGTGATTGGTATGCTCTATATCGGCGGTGAGATGACCTCACAGACTGGTGGAATTGGGGTAGTGATTGAGCATGCAGCCGCTGCTGGCCAATTTAGTAACTTCTGGCCGGATATGAATTTGGCTTCGATTTTGGGCTTTGTTGCTGCCTTATGCACCATGATGCTGGGATCTATTCCGCAGCAAGATGTCTTTCAACGAATTACCTCATCTAAGAATGTGAACATTGCCGTTCAAGCAGCTTTGCTAGGCGGCGTGCTTTACTTTATTTTTGCTTTTGTACCGATGTATTTAGCTTACTCAGCAACCTTGATTAGCCCGGATTTGGTCAAGGAATACCTCACCACCGATCCACAGATGATCTTGCCTAAGTTAATCCTTAACCATGCACCACTTATTGCCCAGGTGATGTTCTTTGGCGCACTCCTCTCAGCCATTAAGAGTTGTGCCAGCGCAACCTTATTAGCGCCATCAGTTACGTTTGCTGAGAATATTGTGCGAGGTTTTTTCAAGCATTTATCTGATCAGGATTTGTTAAAAGTCATGCGGATTACGGTTTTGTGTTTTGCAGTAGTGGTCACTTTCTTTGCGGTGAACTCCGAGCTTTCTATTTTTAAGATGGTGGAGAGTGCCTATAAAGTGACGCTGGTTGCTGCATTTGTCCCACTAGCGTTCGGGGTGTACTGGCCTAGGGCTAACTCCTTGGGGGGATTGTTGGCTGTAGTGGGAGGCTTAACCATCTGGATCAGTTGCGAGACTTTAGCTCCGAATGCCATTTTGCCACCCCAATTGGCCGGCCTATTTGCCAGTATTGCCGGCATGATTTTAGGTAGCCTTGTACCGAAAGACTCATTAAAAGCTGTTTAG
- the rpmA gene encoding 50S ribosomal protein L27, whose amino-acid sequence MAQKKGGGSTRNGRDSESKRLGVKVFGGEHINAGSIIIRQRGTRVHPGANVGIGKDHTLFALIDGQVEFGVKGALKKAQVSVLPRS is encoded by the coding sequence ATGGCACAGAAAAAAGGCGGCGGCTCAACACGAAATGGCCGCGACTCAGAATCGAAACGTTTAGGCGTTAAGGTATTTGGCGGCGAGCATATTAATGCTGGCAGCATCATCATTCGTCAACGTGGCACACGTGTTCATCCAGGTGCTAACGTTGGTATTGGTAAGGATCACACTTTGTTCGCCTTGATTGACGGACAAGTGGAATTCGGCGTTAAGGGTGCTTTGAAGAAGGCCCAAGTTTCAGTCTTGCCTCGTTCATAA
- a CDS encoding polyprenyl synthetase family protein, with translation MTSTVKTNDLSQILAPITLDFKALDEVIRQRLASKVALIDQISTYIIQAGGKRVRPALLMLVAKALANGKETPHTLEMSAVVEFIHTATLLHDDVVDESTLRRGRETANAAFGNAASVLVGDFLYSRAFQMMVGPNDLRVMQILSDATNTIAEGEVLQLLNMNDPEVDEASYLQVIRYKTAKLFEASTELGAILANATNAQREQAAAFGRHIGTAFQLMDDLLDYTANAAQMGKNAGDDLREGKPTLPLIYLLENGSNEERLLVRAAIEQNQDLPDDVFAQILAAVQNSGALDYTQAAAKREADLALACLKDFPANEASAALEALCAYSLTRQT, from the coding sequence ATGACGAGCACTGTCAAAACCAATGACTTAAGCCAAATTCTGGCCCCAATTACCTTAGATTTCAAGGCTTTAGATGAGGTTATTCGTCAGCGTTTAGCCTCAAAAGTCGCTTTAATTGACCAAATCTCGACCTATATCATCCAGGCCGGGGGTAAACGGGTCAGACCCGCCCTACTGATGCTGGTGGCCAAAGCCCTAGCCAATGGCAAAGAAACGCCCCACACCCTGGAAATGTCAGCCGTAGTCGAATTCATCCACACCGCCACCCTGCTTCATGATGATGTGGTCGATGAATCTACCCTCAGGAGGGGGCGCGAGACTGCCAATGCGGCTTTTGGCAATGCGGCCAGCGTTCTAGTGGGCGACTTCTTGTATTCCAGAGCCTTTCAAATGATGGTCGGCCCAAATGACCTTCGAGTCATGCAAATTCTGTCAGACGCAACCAATACGATTGCCGAAGGCGAAGTTTTGCAACTGCTCAATATGAATGACCCAGAAGTAGACGAAGCGAGCTATTTGCAGGTCATTCGTTACAAGACAGCGAAGCTCTTTGAGGCTTCTACTGAGCTTGGCGCCATCCTGGCTAATGCCACCAATGCACAACGCGAACAAGCCGCTGCATTTGGACGTCATATCGGTACCGCTTTTCAGTTGATGGATGACTTGCTGGACTACACTGCCAACGCTGCACAGATGGGAAAAAATGCTGGTGATGATTTACGGGAAGGCAAACCTACGCTCCCACTAATTTATTTACTAGAAAATGGTAGTAACGAAGAGCGTCTTTTAGTGCGCGCAGCAATCGAGCAAAACCAAGATTTACCAGACGATGTGTTTGCACAAATCCTTGCTGCCGTCCAAAATTCTGGCGCCCTGGATTACACCCAAGCAGCAGCAAAACGTGAGGCAGACCTCGCCTTGGCTTGCCTCAAAGACTTCCCGGCAAACGAAGCCAGCGCAGCGCTAGAGGCTCTATGCGCCTACTCTCTAACGAGACAAACTTAA
- the rplU gene encoding 50S ribosomal protein L21 — MYAVIKTGGKQYKVAAGEKLKIEQIPAEIGSEITLDQVLAVGEGASLKLGDPLVNGAAVMATVVSQGRHDKVTIFKMRRRKHYQKHQGHRQNFTEILINTIKA; from the coding sequence ATGTACGCGGTCATAAAAACCGGTGGCAAACAATATAAAGTTGCTGCAGGCGAAAAATTGAAAATAGAACAGATACCAGCGGAAATCGGCAGCGAAATCACTCTTGACCAAGTCCTCGCCGTTGGCGAAGGCGCTTCACTGAAGTTGGGTGATCCATTGGTTAATGGTGCAGCTGTGATGGCCACTGTCGTCTCCCAGGGACGTCACGATAAAGTGACAATCTTTAAGATGCGCCGTCGCAAGCATTATCAAAAGCACCAAGGCCATCGTCAGAATTTCACTGAAATTTTGATCAACACGATTAAAGCCTAA
- a CDS encoding 2-dehydropantoate 2-reductase, with translation MKICVIGGGGAIGGYLAVMLARAGNEVTVVARGATLAAIKERGLALIMDDQPEPLVAQVKAVEKIRDAETPDVVILAVKAHQVEPIIDDLAAIMGPETILIPMQNGIPWWYFQKLGGEYQDHSVETVDAGGIAKNAINPDNIIGCVVYPATFTQAPGVIRHVEGNRFPLGELDGKTTERIQKISEMMGAAGFKSPILDDIRSEIWLKLWGNMTFNPISSLTHGTLEGICQYPLTKELARNMMAEAQTIAEKLGVTFRVDIERRIAGAEKVGKHKTSMLQDLEAGRSLEIDALLGSVIELGKITQTPTPCLNTVFALTKYLDENVQASKGSLALPSVSGY, from the coding sequence ATGAAAATCTGTGTAATCGGCGGGGGTGGCGCTATTGGCGGCTACTTAGCTGTCATGTTGGCGCGAGCGGGCAATGAGGTAACAGTTGTTGCTCGTGGCGCCACTTTGGCTGCAATTAAAGAACGTGGCTTGGCCTTAATTATGGATGACCAACCAGAGCCTTTGGTTGCGCAAGTGAAGGCGGTAGAAAAAATTCGTGATGCCGAGACTCCTGATGTTGTGATTCTCGCGGTGAAGGCTCATCAAGTGGAGCCGATCATTGATGATTTGGCGGCCATCATGGGCCCCGAAACTATTTTGATCCCAATGCAGAACGGAATTCCTTGGTGGTATTTCCAGAAGTTGGGTGGCGAGTATCAAGATCATTCAGTGGAAACGGTAGATGCTGGTGGTATCGCTAAGAACGCTATTAACCCAGACAACATTATTGGTTGCGTTGTCTATCCAGCAACCTTCACTCAAGCTCCTGGCGTGATTCGTCACGTTGAAGGTAATCGTTTCCCATTGGGTGAGTTGGATGGCAAGACTACGGAGCGCATTCAGAAAATATCCGAGATGATGGGCGCGGCTGGATTCAAGTCTCCTATTTTGGATGACATCCGCTCCGAAATTTGGCTCAAGCTTTGGGGCAATATGACTTTCAATCCAATTAGCTCGCTGACACATGGCACCTTGGAAGGTATTTGCCAATATCCATTGACCAAAGAGTTGGCTCGCAACATGATGGCTGAAGCTCAGACCATTGCCGAGAAGCTAGGCGTTACATTCCGCGTGGATATTGAACGTCGTATTGCTGGTGCTGAAAAAGTCGGAAAGCACAAAACCTCGATGTTGCAAGATTTGGAGGCTGGCCGGAGCTTAGAGATTGATGCTTTGTTAGGATCAGTGATAGAGCTGGGCAAGATCACCCAGACTCCAACACCTTGTTTAAATACTGTATTTGCTTTGACCAAATACTTGGATGAAAACGTCCAGGCTTCTAAAGGAAGCTTGGCATTGCCATCGGTATCGGGCTACTAA
- the obgE gene encoding GTPase ObgE has product MKFIDEARIEVIAGQGGAGSASMRREKFIEFGGPDGGDGGKGGSVWAIADRNINTLIDYRYAKTHTAKNGEPGRGADCYGRAGDDIELRMPVGTIIADYETGEPIADLTTHGERLCLAQGGVGGWGNIHFKSSTNRAPRQKTNGKEGERRKLKLELKVLADVGLLGMPNAGKSTLITAVSNARPKIADYPFTTLHPNLGVVRVGAERSFVIADIPGLIEGAAEGAGLGHRFLRHLQRTGVLLHLVDIAPFDANIDPVADAVAIVNELRKYDEALVEKPRWLVLNKVDMIPEEDRKQVVADFIKRFKWKGPVFEISALTGLGCDKLCYSLQDYLDSVRRDRDDADERAQDPRYQDQLEDKKPD; this is encoded by the coding sequence ATGAAATTTATAGACGAAGCACGTATCGAAGTGATTGCCGGGCAGGGTGGTGCCGGGAGCGCCTCTATGCGCCGCGAAAAGTTCATTGAATTTGGCGGTCCTGATGGTGGAGACGGCGGCAAAGGCGGTAGCGTTTGGGCAATAGCCGATCGCAACATCAATACCCTGATTGATTACCGCTACGCAAAAACACACACTGCAAAAAATGGTGAGCCTGGTCGTGGCGCCGATTGCTATGGCCGCGCTGGTGACGATATCGAGTTACGGATGCCGGTTGGCACAATCATTGCCGACTATGAAACTGGTGAACCCATTGCTGACTTAACTACTCATGGTGAGCGCCTATGTTTGGCGCAGGGCGGTGTTGGTGGTTGGGGCAATATTCACTTTAAGAGCAGTACGAATAGAGCGCCACGCCAAAAAACAAATGGCAAGGAAGGTGAACGTCGTAAGCTCAAGCTTGAATTAAAAGTATTGGCTGACGTCGGTTTATTGGGTATGCCTAATGCGGGTAAATCTACCCTGATTACTGCAGTTTCGAATGCGCGTCCAAAGATTGCGGATTATCCATTTACCACTTTGCATCCAAATTTGGGTGTAGTGCGTGTGGGAGCTGAGCGCAGTTTTGTGATTGCCGATATTCCTGGTTTGATCGAAGGTGCGGCTGAAGGCGCCGGTCTGGGTCATCGCTTCTTGCGCCATTTGCAGCGTACAGGTGTATTGCTGCATTTGGTCGATATTGCTCCATTTGATGCGAATATTGATCCAGTGGCAGATGCTGTAGCGATTGTGAATGAATTGCGTAAGTATGATGAAGCTTTGGTTGAGAAGCCGCGTTGGCTAGTCTTGAATAAAGTAGACATGATTCCCGAAGAAGATCGCAAGCAAGTAGTTGCGGACTTTATAAAGCGCTTCAAGTGGAAGGGCCCAGTCTTTGAGATCTCAGCCTTAACAGGCCTAGGGTGCGACAAGCTTTGCTATTCTTTGCAGGATTATTTGGATTCTGTACGTCGTGACCGAGATGATGCTGATGAGCGCGCTCAAGATCCACGTTATCAAGATCAGCTAGAAGATAAAAAACCAGATTAA
- a CDS encoding fumarylacetoacetate hydrolase family protein, whose product MAQWLRFQHQGKSSLGQVQGDQIAVYEGDLFQGPKATGETLKLADVTIDIPCTPSKMVAMVDNFHALVTKLEHAVPAEPLYFLKGNNSFLAAKQVIRTPKSYAGKVVYEGELGIVIGKRCHEVDEAEAAKAIFGYTCINDVTAIEILNRDPGYAQWTRSKSFNTFGVFGPYITTDVDPSKLTIKTILNDQERQNYPITDMIFSPAKLVSLISQDVPLEAGDIIACGTSVGVGSMKPGSNVSIIIDGVGQLDNHFE is encoded by the coding sequence ATGGCTCAGTGGCTTAGATTTCAACATCAAGGAAAAAGTAGTTTGGGACAAGTACAGGGCGACCAAATCGCAGTGTATGAGGGTGATTTATTTCAGGGACCCAAAGCCACCGGTGAAACCCTCAAGCTTGCTGATGTAACGATTGATATCCCATGTACTCCCTCCAAGATGGTTGCCATGGTCGATAACTTCCATGCACTGGTAACGAAGCTTGAGCATGCCGTACCGGCAGAGCCTTTGTACTTTCTCAAGGGAAATAACTCCTTCTTAGCAGCCAAGCAAGTGATTCGCACACCGAAGTCTTACGCCGGAAAAGTAGTTTACGAAGGAGAGCTGGGTATTGTGATTGGCAAGCGCTGTCATGAGGTCGATGAGGCGGAAGCAGCTAAAGCCATCTTTGGCTATACCTGCATCAATGATGTCACCGCGATTGAAATCCTGAACCGCGATCCTGGTTATGCACAGTGGACTCGCTCTAAGAGTTTCAATACCTTTGGCGTATTCGGCCCTTACATTACTACCGATGTCGATCCGAGTAAGCTAACGATCAAAACCATTCTCAATGATCAAGAGCGTCAAAATTATCCAATTACAGATATGATTTTTTCGCCCGCAAAATTGGTGAGCTTAATTTCTCAAGATGTACCACTCGAGGCTGGAGACATCATTGCTTGCGGTACTTCCGTTGGTGTTGGTTCCATGAAGCCTGGCAGCAATGTCAGCATTATTATTGATGGCGTTGGCCAACTAGATAATCACTTCGAGTAA
- a CDS encoding reductase: protein MSKTSELIFAPEQDQPIRYMDRTRSYYLGLGYENPYVWAHYVDVPFTPLKKPLAQSVLGLITTAVPHDPSKGPQGQGAPYNAAAKFYQPYQQLSAGSIDLRIAHVGVDRKNANMEDIHCWFPLDAAKRALAADRIGGLSANFYGLPTNRSQRHTLEMDAPRILEMLKTDGVDVVVLIPNCPICHQSQSLLARYLEAAGISIVVMGAAKDIVEYCGVPRLLFSDLPLGNAAAKPNDVPSQDLNFELALRLLESAPAARTTVQSPLVWSEDPSWKLDYSNLDQLSPQEIARLREEAEQVRITARELRVNTLGA from the coding sequence ATGTCTAAGACTTCTGAGCTCATATTTGCACCAGAACAGGATCAGCCGATTCGCTACATGGATCGCACTCGCAGCTACTACTTGGGTTTGGGCTATGAGAATCCGTATGTATGGGCTCACTATGTTGATGTGCCATTTACTCCGCTGAAAAAGCCACTTGCGCAATCTGTCTTGGGTCTCATTACTACCGCCGTTCCTCATGACCCCAGTAAAGGACCTCAAGGCCAGGGCGCTCCTTACAATGCTGCAGCCAAGTTTTATCAGCCCTATCAACAGTTGAGCGCAGGAAGTATCGATTTACGAATTGCCCATGTGGGGGTTGATCGCAAGAATGCCAATATGGAAGATATCCATTGTTGGTTCCCGCTGGACGCCGCTAAACGAGCGCTTGCAGCTGACAGAATAGGTGGGCTTTCAGCAAACTTCTATGGCTTGCCTACTAATCGGAGTCAGCGTCACACATTGGAGATGGACGCGCCTCGTATTTTAGAGATGCTGAAAACTGATGGTGTGGATGTAGTGGTATTAATTCCAAACTGTCCGATATGCCATCAGAGTCAAAGTTTATTGGCGCGTTATTTAGAGGCCGCAGGAATTTCAATAGTCGTGATGGGCGCCGCTAAAGATATTGTTGAGTATTGCGGAGTGCCACGACTTTTATTTAGTGATTTGCCATTGGGTAATGCGGCTGCAAAACCAAATGATGTGCCTTCTCAGGATTTGAATTTTGAGCTGGCCTTGCGGCTTCTGGAATCGGCTCCTGCAGCCCGCACAACAGTTCAATCTCCATTGGTATGGTCAGAAGATCCATCGTGGAAATTAGATTATTCCAATCTAGATCAGTTATCACCGCAAGAAATTGCACGCTTACGTGAAGAGGCAGAGCAAGTACGAATTACTGCACGTGAGCTCCGAGTCAATACTTTAGGAGCTTAA